The following coding sequences lie in one Portunus trituberculatus isolate SZX2019 chromosome 12, ASM1759143v1, whole genome shotgun sequence genomic window:
- the LOC123502663 gene encoding LOW QUALITY PROTEIN: atrial natriuretic peptide receptor 2-like (The sequence of the model RefSeq protein was modified relative to this genomic sequence to represent the inferred CDS: inserted 1 base in 1 codon), producing MLTSPHVPHQLMTRIVAIFLKEWLGYVNLSIITEPENFDPWNVVEQMRPDRRRLTMSDRREPEPALSGPDWLFPLIFDFIFVDGNLVLVANKSSMEVQIPQAMVNLQVWVPPGYNLEPITTQFDTSSYLGSGGRFGWFLPASLLDSNAFIVEHWRSFITKDSPALRIFHRTPEELKTLSHKVRDPVTQEYYCPEDLEEGLRCTGGIFSPPWCQASTATCAVLFTSKADSEIASFLHTQILTMRAYIRVAYIGPHLDHSFLEANLRLQDQGITRSVLVFHWWPSVLLQPFNFTSVSFPPCIDSSQVSGSPSTFFQCKYEMHPFHKFVWKKLERYAKFAYEALHMVQLSNVQFSEVLDIYNTWEGVKTPDTLDQVACSWMKKNKEHWEHWHSGRILHELRLVGLFPILGNETERFKFLAPGAVAAYFMAVEAINNNTSILXDYKIRSIVLNGACNSAIVMRKFIQILQRSSSQGFYNTMIGFVGPACSDTIEPIAGVSKYFNIPIISYAAEGAIFSGQDDYPYFFRTIPENRIFGYVYKHLFRNMGWRRIASLVEEGHRYSEYLTVLEELLQEHNMTLDKKEFSDERKTSDVISKLQMLNKEKYRIIIGNFYQDVACEVLCGASHLGMTGKEGYLWFLPHWFTKNWYDTDALETNSNCSTEQMSAALEGHMSLSYRYFAEDSQTIQTGQTVKEWKVEYSKAIKEYDNENVAESDYAGFTYDAVWVYALALDKLFKEDPSYAADLRATNTTQAFIKKISSTSFNGVSGHINFNADSSDGGETRNSRLTDVIVWQFQSGEYVKVATYHPKSPLADLGELHIYKDRFVWPSGTQPDDGSEKCVVEGFRNFLNLTCTQAVVVLCTICFGSLTLVLLVCFFLFKRRYEKKLEKIQEMWRGRPLFEIFDGWEIPRDKVVINRKLGEGAFGTVYGGECLFDSQGWVAVAVKTLKLGSTISEKLDFLSEAEMMKNFEHENIVHLLGVCTKTEPIYTVMEFMLYGDLKTYLLARRNLVNEKSRNDDDEVSNKRLTSMAVDIARGLAYLAQMKYVHRDVACRNCLVNANRIVKLADFGMTRPMYENNYYKFHRKGMLPVRWMAPESLTEGVFTTMSDIWSYGVLLYEIVTFGAFPFQGLTNDQVLEHVKAGHTIAIPRGVKPQLDMLLRLCWHRAPSRRPPIHQIIEQLTSHPRLISPCLDSPQSSVQCEDTRSLEIIPDKTRKSSLSINHRLQNMALPSSRRRSMSGNMVMNVPPLTTSLSEDGMIVAAHSDLDALNLNHVMLEEGEPGEDPLLPPAQYVSSRYVSLAHKEQHKERESLVGGHEGDYCTTDISRDLWTNVTPV from the exons ATGCTGACCTCGCCTCACGTCCCGCACCAGCTGATGACCCGGATCGTGGCTATCTTCCTGAAGGAGTGGCTGGGGTATGTCAACCTCAGCATCATTACAGAGCCGGAGAACTTCGATCCGTGGAATGTAGTGGAGCAGATGAGGCCAGATAGACGTCGCTTGACCATGAG TGACCGCCGTGAGCCAGAGCCCGCCCTGAGTGGTCCTGATTGGCTCTTTCCGCTCATCTTCGACTTCATATTTGTCGACGGAAATTTGGTCCTTGTGGCCAA CAAGTCCAGCATGGAGGTTCAGATCCCCCAGGCCATGGTGAATCTGCAGGTGTGGGTGCCCCCGGGGTACAACCTGGAGCCCATCACCACCCAGTTCGACACCAGCAG CTACCTTGGATCTGGGGGAAGGTTTGGGTGGTTCCTGCCGGCGTCCCTCCTCGACTCCAACGCCTTCATCGTTGAGCACTGGAGGTCCTTCATCACCAAGGACTCCCCTGCCCTCAGGATCTTCCACAGGACCCCGGAAG AACTGAAGACGCTGAGTCACAAAGTAAGGGACCCGGTGACCCAGGAGTACTATTGCCCAGAGGACCTTGAGGAGGGGTTGAGGTGCACTGGTGGCATCTTCAGCCCCCCGTGGTGCCAGGCCAGCACTGCCACCTGTGCCGTGCTCTTCACTTCTAAAgcag ACTCGGAGATTGCCAGCTTCCTACACACCCAGATCCTGACAATGAGAGCGTACATCCGGGTGGCTTACATCGGCCCACACCTCGACCACAGCTTCCTGGAGGCCAACCTGAGACTGCAAGACCAAGGCATCACTCGCTCTGTGCTGGTATTCCATTGGTGGCCTTCAGTGCTCCTCCAGCCCTTCAATTTTAcctctgtctccttccctccttgcatTGACAGTTCTCAG GTCTCCGGCAGCCCCAGCACCTTCTTCCAGTGCAAGTATGAGATGCATCCCTTCCATAAGTTTGTCTGGAAGAAGCTGGAAAGATATGCCAAGTTTGCCTATGAG GCTCTCCACATGGTCCAGCTGAGCAACGTGCAGTTTTCCGAGGTGCTGGACATTTACAACACTTGGGAGGGCGTCAAGACCCCCGACACACTGGACCAAGTAGCCTGCTCgtggatgaagaaaaacaag GAGCACTGGGAACACTGGCATTCAGGTCGCATTCTTCATGAGCTCCGCCTGGTTGGCCTCTTTCCGATCCTTGGCAATGAGACAGAGAGGTTTAAGTTCCTGGCCCCAGGTGCTGTGGCTGCCTACTTTATGGCTGTGGAggcaatcaacaacaacaccagcattC AAGACTACAAGATCAGGTCAATTGTCTTAAACGGAGCCTGTAATTCCGCTATCGTCATGAGGAAGTTTATTCAGATTCTGCAGCGCTCTTCATCTCAAGGCTTCTATAACACAATG ATTGGGTTCGTGGGGCCGGCCTGCTCGGACACCATTGAGCCCATCGCTGGAGTGTCCAAGTACTTCAACATCCCCATCATATCCTACGCAGCGGAGGGGGCAATATTCTCCGGCCAGGACGACTACCCTTACTTCTTCAGGACCATCCCAGAGAACAGGATATTTGG GTATGTGTACAAGCACCTCTTCCGCAacatggggtggaggaggattgcgtcgctggtggaggagggacaCCGCTACTCCGAATACCTCACTGTCTTGGAGGAActgctgcag gagcACAACATGACACTCGACAAGAAGGAGTTTTCCGACGAGCGCAAGACCTCTGATGTGATTTCCAAGCTGCAGATGCTGAACAAGGAGAAGTACCGCATCATCATTGGCAATTTCTACCAGGACGTGGCTTGTGAGGTGCTGTGCGGGGCAAGCCACCTCGGGATGACTGGcaaggag GGCTACTTATGGTTCCTTCCCCACTGGTTTACAAAGAACTGGTATGACACAGACGCACTTGAGACAAACAGCAACTGCTCCACGGAACAGATGAGCGCTGCCTTGGAGGGCCACATGTCACTCTCGTACAGGTACTTTGCAGAGGACTCCCAGACTATTCAGACGGGCCAGACTGTCAAGGAGTGGAAGGTGGAGTACTCGAAG gCTATCAAGGAGTACGATAATGAGAACGTGGCAGAGTCTGACTACGCAGGCTTCACCTACGACGCTGTGTGGGTGTACGCCCTCGCCCTCGACAAGCTGTTCAAGGAGGACCCATCATATGCTGCCGACCTCAgagccaccaacaccacaca AGCGTTCATCAAGAAGATCTCCAGCACCTCCTTCAATGGGGTCTCAGGCCACATCAATTTCAACGCAGACAGTTCAGACGGCGGGGAGACGCGCAACTCTCGCCTCACCGACGTCATTGTGTGGCAGTTCCAGTCTGGGGAATATGTGAAGGTGGCCACATACCACCCCAAGTCACCCCTGGCAGATCTAGGAGA ACTCCACATCTACAAGGACCGGTTCGTGTGGCCGTCGGGAACACAGCCAGACGACGGCAGTGAGAAGTGTGTGGTGGAGGGCTTCAGAAACTTCCTGAACCTGACGTGCACACAAGCGGTGGTCGTCTTGTGCACCATTTGCTTCGGCAGCCTCACACTTGTCCTCCTCgtgtgtttcttcctcttcaagcGCAG GTATGAGAAGAAGCTGGAGAAGATACAGGAGATGTGGCGCGGCCGTCCTCTGTTTGAGATCTTCGACGGGTGGGAGATTCCGAGAGACAAGGTGGTGATCAACAGGAAGCTGGGAGAGGGGGCTTTTGGCACTGTGTATGGTGGGGAGTGCCTCTTTGACTCTCAGGGATGg gtggcggtggcggtgaagACACTCAAGTTAGGCTCCACCATATCAGAGAAGCTGGACTTTCTCTCGGAGGCGGAGATGATGAAGAACTTTGAGCATGAGAATATTGTCCATCTTCTGGGAGTGTGCACCAAAACAGAGCCTATTTATACAGTTATGGAGTTTATGCTTTATG GTGACCTCAAGACATACCTCCTGGCTCGTCGTAATCTTGTCAACGAGAAAAGCCGCAACGATGACGATGAAGTGAGCAACAAGCGACTCACCTCCATGGCCGTGGACATTGCTCGGGGCTTGGCTTACCTTGCCCAGATGAAATATGTGCACAG GGACGTGGCCTGTCGGAACTGTCTGGTCAATGCGAATCGCATAGTCAAGCTGGCGGACTTTGGCATGACACGACCCATGTATGAAAATAATTACTACAAGTTTCATCGCAaag GAATGTTGCCGGTGCGCTGGATGGCCCCTGAGTCGCTCACAGAGGGCGTCTTCACCACCATGAGCGACATCTGGTCCTATGGTGTGCTGCTCTACGAAATTGTCACCTTTGGAGCGTTTCccttccag GGGTTGACCAATGACCAGGTGTTAGAGCATGTCAAGGCTGGTCACACCATTGCTATTCCTCGAGGAGTCAAGCCACAact GGATATGCTCCTGCGTCTGTGCTGGCACCGCGCACCATCCCGCCGGCCCCCTATTCACCAAATCATAGAGCAGCTCACCAGCCACCCCCGCCTCATCTCCCCATGCCTGGACAGCCCTCAGTCGTCCGTGCAGTGCGAGGACACCCGGTCACTGGAAATAATCCCCGACAAGACGCGGAAATCATCGCTGTCAATTAATCACCGCCTGCAGAACATGGCACTTCCTTCCAGTCGCCGCCGGTCAATGAGTGGCAACATGGTGATGAATGTGCCGCCTCTCACCACCAGTTTGAGCGAGGATGGGATGATCGTAGCGGCACACTCGGATCTCGACGCCCTGAACCTCAACCATGTGATGCTGGAGGAGGGGGAGCCAGGAGAGGACCCATTACTCCCTCCTGCACAGTATGTCTCCTCCCGGTACGTCTCACTGGCTCACAAGGAACAGCACAAGGAGCGGGAGAGTCTTGTGGGAGGTCATGAAGGGGACTACTGCACCACTGACATCTCCCGGGACTTGTGGACTAATGTGACCCCCGtgtga